A stretch of Komagataella phaffii GS115 chromosome 2, complete sequence DNA encodes these proteins:
- a CDS encoding mitochondrial 37S ribosomal protein MRPS28 — translation MSLINRLTLFRPIMSVSAQRMTFATSSVAFEFHVLSKAQRKIRSETKKKQNRARQLAKLDALEKVDPVLGRADNPFITRIRAEVTEKDVLGKGYDFEEVEKLIYGINQARLSKLENDYVRSVSNSQTETIKEVVIRVLSMRNSNNQDRKNLAVAFARKEFERFPGDTGSSEVQAAVQTLKLYFLMDHIRQNPKDLDKIRNARMLAQQRQRILRYLKRDDPQRYFWAIRKLGLTDEAVHMEFNFDKRYMQEYEIWPDRVLVKESKKQIEEKRRERRKAKKAMRLAIIQDGVGESASKTV, via the coding sequence ATGAGCTTGATTAACAGATTGACCCTGTTCAGGCCAATCATGTCGGTCTCTGCACAGAGAATGACCTTTGCAACCTCCTCGGTTGCTTTTGAGTTTCACGTACTCTCAAAAGCGCAAAGGAAAATCAGATCCgaaaccaagaagaaacagaatAGGGCTCGTCAGTTGGCTAAATTGGATGCTTTGGAGAAGGTTGATCCAGTTCTTGGAAGAGCTGACAATCCTTTCATTACAAGAATACGGGCGGAAGTTACTGAAAAAGACGTCCTGGGCAAGGGTTACGATTTTGAGGAGGTGGAGAAGCTCATTTATGGAATTAACCAAGCACGACTgtccaagttggaaaacGACTATGTCCGTAGTGTCTCCAACTCTCAAACGGAAACCATTAAAGAGGTAGTGATTCGTGTTTTATCTATGAGGAATTCAAACAACCAAGATAGAAAGAATCTTGCTGTTGCTTTTGCTCGTAAGGAGTTCGAAAGATTTCCTGGAGATACTGGGTCTTCCGAAGTGCAAGCGGCTGTACAAACCCTCAAATTATACTTTTTAATGGACCACATTCGTCAGAATCCTAAGGATCTTGACAAGATCCGAAACGCAAGAATGTTGGCTCAACAGAGACAAAGAATTCTCCGGTACTTGAAGAGAGACGATCCTCAAAGATACTTCTGGGCCATCCGCAAGCTTGGGTTAACTGATGAAGCCGTTCACATGgaattcaactttgataaGCGTTATATGCAAGAGTATGAAATATGGCCAGACCGTGTCCTTGTCAAAGAAAGtaagaaacaaattgaagagaagcGCAGAGAGAGACGTAAGGCCAAAAAGGCCATGAGATTAGCAATCATCCAAGATGGTGTGGGTGAGTCCGCAAGTAAGACCGTGTAA
- a CDS encoding Protein involved in minichromosome maintenance, with amino-acid sequence MSFQDDIINDINSLKTEIAQLQAQYNSTSRELDDLRKGVPQQVQHEHFESLLGNFINEPPQSKSAIKLMSRKKAYKQIHLENLYRMVGVTMFPVSNRDELLGIRFDIFDGEQKKFTVPHYIILQKHSKTEQWKIHRTTIPRYVPLQSIAKQWLNQDLNKFAKLVRKHLVHIQNKKSIVERVNGKLQGIATLEWDLDFTKIRLHVKEKFSLLLLCDLTNVVSVVEYQVKPEWVQAVGEQESEGIIRRMKTLLKTKVVYLEVLGELFDPENQNKSYRSLLE; translated from the coding sequence ATGtcttttcaagatgatatcatcaatgacataaactctttgaaaactgAGATTGCCCAGCTGCAAGCCCAGTATAATAGTACCTCCAGAGAACTAGACGACCTTCGAAAAGGGGTGCCGCAACAAGTTCAACACGAGCACTTTGAATCCCTGTTAGGtaacttcatcaatgaacCCCCACAGTCCAAATCGGCAATCAAACTAATGAGCAGGAAGAAGGCATACAAACAAATTCACCTGGAGAACCTGTATAGAATGGTAGGAGTAACCATGTTTCCGGTCAGTAATCGTGACGAGCTCTTAGGGATACGATTTGACATATTTGATGGAGAGCAGAAAAAGTTCACAGTACCCCACTATATTATCCTACAGAAACATTCGAAAACCGAACAATGGAAGATACACAGAACCACCATACCAAGATATGTTCCACTGCAATCGATCGCAAAACAATGGCTAAACCAAGATTTAAACAAGTTTGCAAAATTGGTGAGGAAGCATCTTGTCCACATACAGAATAAAAAATCTATTGTAGAAAGGGTGAATGGTAAACTCCAGGGGATAGCCACGCTAGAGTGGGATCTAGACTTCACCAAGATTCGTCTGCACGTTAAAGAGAAGTTCAGTCTTTTGCTCTTGTGCGACTTGACAAATGTAGTCAGTGTGGTGGAATATCAGGTTAAGCCAGAATGGGTCCAAGCAGTAGGTGAGCAAGAATCAGAAGGGATCATCAGAAGAATGAAGACTCTTTTGAAGACCAAAGTGGTTTATTTGGAAGTGTTGGGTGAACTATTTGATCCCGAAAACCAGAATAAATCTTATCGGTCGCTCCTTGAATAA
- a CDS encoding Subunit of RNase MRP encodes MNEIISDENLQKLNTEFEVLYLLYHRNSNQHKTAAWWSNFNLLLRKLRCILTLSLDVQDLSKKTKLANKEELIREKLYTIVQISQYLASKTIASSYRQFYSVIALGQFITLGFTLIGLLARVYCILLSIRGVEGNVGFEKEIKMHVDNGDIIVHTQDLNLKEPVAFDTLNEIKPKRTFKQEKRKKRKNAIDDIFG; translated from the coding sequence ATGAATGAAATCATCTCTGATGAAAATCTACAGAAATTAAACACAGAGTTTGAGGTCCTCTATTTGTTGTATCACAGAAATAGCAACCAGCATAAGACTGCAGCTTGGTGGTCTAATTTTAACCTTCTCCTGAGGAAACTTCGATGCATACTTACTCTCTCATTGGATGTCCAAGATCTCTCCAAGAAGACAAAATTGGCGAATAAAGAGGAGTTGATTAGAGAAAAGCTCTATACCATTGTTCAAATATCTCAGTACCTGGCTTCCAAAACGATAGCTTCTTCTTATAGGCAGTTTTATTCTGTTATTGCTCTGGGTCAATTCATCACATTAGGATTCACATTAATAGGACTCTTGGCTAGGGTTTATTGCATACTACTATCTATCAGGGGAGTGGAAGGAAATGTTGGGTTTgagaaagagatcaagATGCATGTGGACAATGGTGATATTATTGTTCACACTCAAGATTTGAACCTTAAGGAGCCTGTTGCatttgatactttgaatGAGATCAAGCCTAAGAGAACTTTCAAGCaggagaaaagaaagaagagaaagaacGCCATTGATGACATCTTTGGCTGA
- a CDS encoding Subunit of tRNA-specific adenosine-34 deaminase gives MGLETHFNFMKKALDAAQIALDELEVPIGCIFVYKNKIIAQGSNKTNATSCGINHAEMEAIDEIIAKYPNYKEILPFADLYVTVEPCIMCASALRQLGIRRVFFGCANDRFGGNGSVLTIHSDKLNNKLDSSIYPVYPGIYAKEAVTLLRKFYLNQNEKSPNPQTKKLRQLDMENFPRLQFEKYLTKEQFVDMYGESQLDVYVGESDEIVLQRPTKIPKI, from the coding sequence ATGGGATTGGAAACCCACTTTAATTTTATGAAAAAAGCCTTAGATGCTGCTCAAATCGCCTTAGATGAATTAGAAGTTCCCATAGGATGTATCTTTGTTTATAAAAACAAGATCATTGCCCAAGGATCAAACAAGACTAACGCTACCTCGTGTGGTATTAACCATGCTGAAATGGAAGCCATTGATGAGATAATCGCCAAATACCCAAACTACAAAGAGATATTACCATTTGCTGATCTTTATGTGACTGTGGAACCATGTATAATGTGTGCCTCCGCGTTGAGACAGTTAGGCATAAGAAGAGTCTTTTTTGGATGTGCAAATGATCGTTTTGGTGGTAATGGATCAGTATTGACAATTCACAGTGACAAGTTAAACAACAAATTAGACTCATCCATATACCCTGTTTATCCGGGAATCTACGCTAAAGAAGCTGTCACTTTGCTTAGAAAGTTCTATCTTAACcagaatgaaaaatctcCGAATCCGCAGACTAAGAAGCTTAGACAGTTGGACATGGAGAATTTTCCTCGATTgcagtttgaaaaatatttgaCCAAAGAACAATTTGTAGACATGTACGGAGAATCTCAGCTAGACGTATATGTGGGAGAATCTGATGAGATTGTTTTACAAAGACCTACtaaaattccaaaaatataG
- a CDS encoding Sorting nexin yields the protein MSDQFTSIQWDRTEPEGDVPGDSNDHSQVQINSSINLIEEDQGQEQEQDDLVTTNTVVRGGNDSDSNPNEQIPPRDVYIRSKVSQPLKESDGQNFYISYLIETETNEPGLAKTKLKVRRRFSDFNFLYNCLANDFPTSIIPPLPNKQRLEYIKGDRFGEYFTTKRSIALNNFLNRISKHPLLKQAKIYHIFLEDSVNWNTFKQNLKISSNPNSTVGGGSTTSANANGELDSFSDYIMNAFKKPTYESENAKEFQEITDKSNKLQENINKIDKIYQRVVKRQSEISEDFRLFGDEFKKLNQILTEGSDTQFDKELSQQFTSFSENIYQISYDSFKLTRQVDLHYLTSLKDLDHYISQIKNMIKFKDSKLLDYEMLQNYLNKAIAEKNHLMNGNNVSGSDGAMNFISKKIGSLRGKTPGQTYSSGNETNDRINKLNEKIEFLEREVKETFELFHTFEKNLITEYQLFDRIKNDEITTNLHELSQYYLDYYNSVVNHWNDVEIPHSEHLTDELHVLQQSQLRKNLENISIDPKLDVNSKLFEHDDVRLNNDHIRSDLRSIKSQERKNEQVHKQDQEQGEEQEHEQDQVQNQEQEQEPEELSREEAEVLETPVQAQEQEQQEPEELHASQTESHTQSEPQNDNQHNFDDDGSDEGLVDVEGLEQW from the coding sequence ATGAGTGACCAATTCACATCTATACAATGGGACAGAACGGAACCCGAAGGCGATGTTCCAGGTGACAGTAATGACCATTCACAAGTGCAAATAAACTCTTCCATAAATTTGATCGAGGAGGACCAAGGCcaagaacaagaacaagatgACCTTGTAACTACGAACACAGTGGTACGAGGTGGCAATGACTCCGATAGCAACCCCAATGAGCAAATACCTCCCCGAGATGTTTATATACGATCCAAGGTTTCCCAGCCATTGAAGGAATCAGATGGGCAGAATTTTTACATCAGTTATCTAATTGAAACCGAGACAAACGAACCTGGTTTGGCTAAAACCAAACTGAAAGTTAGGCGACGATTCAGTGacttcaatttcttatACAATTGTCTAGCCAATGATTTTCCTACCAGTATCATTCCACCTTTGCCGAATAAGCAACGATTGGAATACATCAAAGGCGATAGATTTGGCGAATATTTTACCACCAAGAGATCAATAGCTCTTAACAACTTCCTAAATCGGATATCAAAACATCCGTTGTTGAAACAAGCAAAGATATATCAcatatttttggaagacaGCGTAAATTGGAATACGTTCAAACAGAATCTGAAAATAAGCTCCAATCCTAATAGCACCGTTGGTGGAGGTAGCACTACTTCAGCAAATGCAAACGGAGAATTAGACTCCTTTTCTGATTACATCATGAATGCTTTCAAGAAGCCGACTTATGAAAGTGAAAACGCTAAAGAATTCCAAGAGATTACAGATAAGTCAAACAAGCTTCAGGAAAATATAAACAAGATTGATAAGATATATCAAAGAGTGGTAAAGAGACAATCAGAGATTTCTGAAGATTTTAGGTTGTTTGGAGATGAATTTAAGAAACTAAATCAAATTTTAACTGAAGGATCTGATACCCAATTTGATAAGGAGCTGTCCCAACAATTTACTTCGTTTTCTGAGAATATTTACCAAATTTCTTATGATTCTTTCAAGCTCACCCGACAGGTTGACCTACATTACTTAACTTCGCTGAAGGATTTGGATCATTATATTTCACAGATAAAGAACATGATCAAGTTTAAGGACAGTAAGCTGCTGGATTACGAGATGTTACAGAATTATCTGAATAAAGCCATTGCAGAAAAGAATCATTTAATGAATGGGAATAATGTGTCCGGCAGTGATGGTGCGATgaatttcatttccaagaaaataGGTTCTCTGAGGGGCAAGACGCCTGGACAGACTTATTCGTCTGGAAATGAGACTAATGACCGaatcaacaaattgaatgaaaaaattgagtTCTTGGAGAGAGAAGTCAaggaaacttttgaattaTTTCATACATTTGAGAAAAACTTGATCACAGAATATCAATTGTTTGACCGGATAAAGAATGATGAAATAACCACAAATCTGCATGAGTTAAGCCAATATTATCTTGATTATTACAACAGTGTTGTAAATCATTGGAATGATGTCGAAATCCCTCACTCTGAACACCTAACTGATGAACTGCATGTACTTCAGCAATCTCAGCTACGGAAGAACTTAGAGAACATAAGTATAGATCCTAAATTGGATGTTAACAGCAAATTATTTGAGCATGATGATGTCAGGCTGAATAACGATCATATTAGAAGCGATTTAAGATCTATCAAGAGCCAAGAGAGGAAGAATGAACAAGTACATaaacaagatcaagaacagGGTGAAGAGCAAGAGCATGAGCAGGACCAAGTTCAGAATCAAGAGCAAGAGCAAGAACCAGAAGAGTTAAGTAGGGAAGAAGCGGAAGTGCTAGAGACGCCTGTGCAAGCACAGgaacaagaacaacaaGAACCAGAAGAGCTACATGCTTCACAAACTGAGTCTCACACTCAATCTGAACCACAGAATGACAACCAACATAACTTTGATGACGACGGTTCCGATGAAGGTCTGGTTGATGTAGAAGGCCTTGAGCAGTGGTAA
- a CDS encoding Lanosterol synthase, an essential enzyme that catalyzes the cyclization of squalene 2,3-epoxide, whose translation MTVYYSEKIGLPKTDPQRWRLRVNELGRQYWDYIEKEDLKNDPQTPYVQYLLKGDEFECPIPEKPQSAFESARNCADFLALIQDESGVFPCQYKGPMFMSIGYVVACYFTNTPIPDHVRTEMIRYVVNTAHPVDGGWGLHEWDKSTCFGTCMNYVVLRLLGLPKDNPVCIKARKVLHALGGALATPYWGKAWLSLLNVYKWEGVNPAPPEMWNLPYSLKIHPCRWWVHTRAIALPLSYISSYKSQMPLTPLLKELRNEIFLQDFDTIDFSKHRNNVCGIDLYYPHTSLLDFANSILVGYDKIRPTWLLKESNDAVYELIKKELANTEHLCIAPVNAAFNTIVAYLEEGPESYNFKRLQERFKDVIFHGPQGMTTMGTNGTQVWDTSFCLQYFFMAGLADLDEYEELIIRDKRIGCFPFSTKEQGYTVSDCTAEAIKAILMVKNHPKFAYLGDYIDEDLLKKGIDGLLSLQNVGSYHFGSFSTYESTRANPALEKINPAEVFGNIMVEYPYVECTDSSVLGLTYFREHWDYRRHDIDTAIERGVKFICDAQQEDGSWYGCWGVCFTYAGMFALEALASVNQYYETNEVVRKGCDFLVSKQMADGGWSESIKSCETHTYVRGKRGMVVQTSWVLIGLILAKYPHKEVIDRGVQLIMSRQKTRGDFDFEAVEGIFNHSCGIEYPNYKFLFPIKALGLYSKEYEQ comes from the exons ATGACAGTGTATTATTCAGAGAAAATCGGCTTGCCGAAGACTGATCCTCAAAGATGGAGGCTGAGGGTCAATGAGCTCGGACGTCAGTATTGGGATTACATTGAAAAGGAGGACTTGAAGAACGACCCTCAAACACCATACGTCCAGTATCTCTTGAAAGGAGATGAATTTGAATGTCCAATACCTGAAAAACCTCAATCTGCTTTTGAATCGGCCCGAAATTGTGCAGATTTTTTAGCTTTGATTCAAGATGAATCTGGAGTGTTTCCGTGTCAATACAAAGGACCAATGTTCATGAGCATAGGCTACGTTGTAGCATGTTATTTCACTAATACACCAATTCCAGATCATGTAAGGACCGAAATGATCAGATATGTAGTCAATACAGCCCATCCGGTGGATGGAGGCTGGGGACTACACGAGTGGGATAAATCGACATGTTTTGGAACATGTATGAATTACGTTGTCCTTCGATTGTTGGGACTTCCAAAAGATAATCCAGTGTGTATCAAGGCTAGAAAGGTATTACATGCTCTAGGAGGAGCTTTGGCCACTCCATATTGGGGAAAGGCTTGGCTTTCACTTCTAAATGTGTACAAATGGGAAGGAGTGAACCCTGCACCTCCAGAAATGTGGAATCTTCCATACTCGCTCAAAATTCATCCATGTAGATGGTGGGTACATACAAGAGCCATTGCTTTACCACTGAGTTACATTTCTTCCTACAAAAGTCAAATGCCTCTGACTCCACTGTTGAAAGAGCTGAGAAATGAAATATTTCTACAGGATTTCGATACCATAGACTTTTCTAAGCATAGGAACAATGTGTGTGGTATCGATCTTTATTATCCTCATACTTCACTGTTGGACTTTGCGAACAGTATTCTTGTCGGCTACGATAAAATTAGACCTACATGGTTGCTGAAAGAATCTAATGATGCAGTGTATGAGCTGATTAAGAAAGAGCTTGCCAACACAGAGCATCTATGTATCGCTCCTGTGAATGCTGCTTTTAATACGATTGTTGCATACCTTGAAGAAGGTCCAGAGTCGTACAATTTCAAACGCTTgcaagaaagattcaaagatgtCATCTTCCATGGGCCCCAAGGAATGACCACTATGGGTACCAACGGCACGCAGGTCTGGGACACCAGTTTTTGCCTACAATACTTTTTCATGGCAGGATTAGCAGATCTTGATGAATATGAGGAGTTAATTATCAG AGACAAAAGGATCGGATGCTTTCCATTTAGTACCAAGGAGCAAGGTTACACAGTAAGTGATTGCACTGCCGAGGCAATCAAGGCGATCTTGATGGTGAAAAACCATCCCAAATTTGCCTACCTTGGAGATTACATTGATGAGGATCTGCTTAAGAAAGGTATTGATGGATTATTATCTCTACAAAACGTGGGGTCATATCATTTTGGTTCGTTCTCGACATATGAAAGCACTAGAGCTAATCCTGCGCTGGAAAAGATCAACCCCGCAGAAGTATTTGGCAATATCATGGTAGAGTATCCTTACGTAGAATGTACAGACTCTTCGGTTTTGGGTCTTACCTATTTCAGAGAACATTGGGACTATCGCCGACACGATATTGACACTGCTATAGAGAGGGGTGTCAAGTTCATCTGCGACGCCCAGCAGGAAGATGGGTCATGGTATGGCTGTTGGGGGGTCTGCTTTACTTACGCAGGAATGTTTGCGCTAGAAGCTTTGGCTTCTGTGAATCAATATTATGAAACCAATGAAGTAGTGAGGAAAGGGTGTGATTTCCTGGTCTCCAAGCAGATGGCTGATGGTGGCTGGTCTGAAAGTATCAAATCCTGTGAAACTCATACCTATGTTCGTGGAAAAAGGGGTATGGTAGTTCAAACTTCTTGGGTTCTAATAGGTTTGATTCTTGCTAAGTACCCCCATAAGGAAGTCATAGACAGGGGGGTTCAACTAATCATGAGTCGCCAAAAGACAAGAGGAgactttgactttgaagctgTAGAAGGTATTTTCAACCATAGCTGCGGAATTGAGTATCCAAACTACAAATTCCTGTTTCCCATCAAGGCCTTGGGGTTATATTCCAAAGAGTATGAGCAATAA
- a CDS encoding Protein with similarity to the p27 subunit of mammalian proteasome modulator: MTSSYDINSLTLGVPDYDITDISTFDLTRLGDLKKLIESSLTHLFDTLKDQNVDMDTSLLTEDGFPRDDIDIVKVRLTRTSIVRLRNDHKKILEALNLRLQEHYSNNTISDSTSKDQGDVVESAIPFARISEVVRDSPADKAGLQSDDLIVTFEKLTTTSANLLQNISRIVLENENQPIKLTAKRHGELLELTLTPKKWEGGGLLGCRLNLL, encoded by the coding sequence ATGACGTCCAGTTACGATATAAATTCCCTAACTCTAGGGGTTCCTGATTATGATATAACTGATATTTCAACGTTCGATTTGACCAGATTgggagatttgaaaaagctgatAGAATCATCTTTGACACACCTATTTGATACCTTAAAAGACCAAAATGTGGATATGGACACTTCTTTGCTGACCGAAGACGGCTTTCCAAGagatgatattgatatcGTAAAGGTGAGACTAACTCGAACGAGCATTGTAAGATTACGGAATGACCACAAGAAAATTCTGGAAGCTCTCAATTTGAGGTTACAGGAGCATTACAGTAACAACACCATATCCGACTCGACTTCCAAAGACCAAGGCGATGTTGTCGAATCAGCAATTCCGTTTGCAAGAATCTCAGAAGTTGTCAGAGATAGTCCTGCTGACAAGGCTGGTTTACAATCGGATGACCTCATAGtaacttttgaaaagctaACTACGACCAGTGCCAATTTGTTACAGAATATCAGTCGGATAGtcttggagaatgaaaatCAGCCTATCAAACTGACAGCAAAGAGACACGGAGAACTGCTTGAACTGACTCTGACTCCAAAGAAATGGGAAGGTGGGGGACTTCTTGGCTGTAGGCTGAATCTATTATAG
- a CDS encoding Ubiquitin-like protein with weak sequence similarity to ubiquitin, which produces MLTINVEFLGGLDAIFGHVREHTVQVEDGSNFRELTQHLVEHLLKDRKDEDVFIEDGSIRPGILVLINDTDWELEGEDEYELQDKDLITFTSTLHGG; this is translated from the exons ATGTTGACCATCAACGTAGAATTTCT GGGCGGACTTGATGCTATATTTGGCCATGTGCGAGAGCATACCGTGCAAGTTGAGGATGGCTCAAACTTCAGAGAGTTGACCCAGCATCTAGTTGAACATTTATTAAAAGATCGCAAGGATGAGGATGTATTTATTGAAGACGGAAGTATAAGGCCAGGCATTTTGGTCCTAATCAATGATACCGATTGGGAATTGGAAGGTGAGGATGAATACGAACTGCAAGATAAAGATCTGATAACATTTACCAGCACTCTCCATGGTGGTTAA
- a CDS encoding TFIIIB B-related factor, which produces MATLNKPRCKNCGGTEFTRDINTPASDLACVECGTVSEENPIVSEVSFGETASGAATVQGAFVGSDQARANFGNNRGSLDSREQTLNKGKRRIKTVAAVLGIADYISDAAYLWFRLALTNNFVQGRRSQNVVAACLYIACRKVKTHHMLIDFSSRLQISVYSVGATFLKMVKTLHISNLPLADPSLFIQHFAEQLNFGNSKIKVIKDAVKLAHRMADDWIHEGRRPAGIAGACLMLAARMNNFRRTHLEIAAVAKIGESTIQKRLNEFKNTNASKLSIDEFRKATNIESTAPPSYTSNRIKEKAIQQMINHNNKYSEEKETVMNFILKDSEISSEEIRTYILKIQKQQREDLKRKVNQVVSPSPGEVGEIQRSIDEDEDDDDESEDESDKDGNTANSIYNSFERQQQDQARLIELNRPKNLHKLPTTGDLLGKIKSDPENLEDVDDEELEGFLLTEDESRIKERVWVGLNHDFLIEQEKRRLKEESDKLAGHTTIKRRRKKNIDDDGLGIPKTELTEFASGLDPAALGLQSSINSIGEGSSALSSAKSMLQKKSYSKKLNYAAVENLF; this is translated from the coding sequence ATGGCTACACTAAATAAACCACGTTGTAAAAACTGTGGGGGAACAGAGTTCACCAGAGATATTAACACTCCCGCTTCTGACCTGGCGTGTGTAGAGTGTGGTACAGTTAGTGAAGAAAATCCCATTGTATCAGAGGTCTCCTTTGGTGAGACAGCTAGTGGAGCTGCCACAGTACAAGGTGCCTTTGTTGGCTCAGATCAAGCAAGAgccaattttggaaataacAGAGGGTCTTTGGACTCTCGTGAACAAACACTCAATAAGGGTAAACGAAGGATAAAGACTGTGGCTGCTGTTCTTGGTATCGCTGATTACATCTCGGATGCCGCATACTTATGGTTTCGACTGGCTCTGACAAATAATTTCGTTCAAGGAAGGAGATCTCAAAATGTAGTAGCTGCATGTCTGTACATCGCCTGTAGGAAAGTGAAGACACACCACATGCTAATTGACTTTAGTTCACGATTGCAGATATCTGTTTACTCGGTAGGCGCTACATTTTTAAAGATGGTGAAAACTTTGCATATCTCTAACCTACCTTTGGCAGATCCCTCTTTGTTCATCCAGCATTTTGCCGAGCAGCTAAACTTTGGgaattccaagatcaaGGTAATAAAAGACGCTGTTAAACTGGCCCACAGGATGGCTGATGATTGGATACACGAGGGTAGACGGCCTGCTGGTATTGCAGGAGCATGCTTGATGCTGGCAGCAAGAATGAACAATTTCAGAAGAACGCATTTGGAGATTGCAGCGGTCGCCAAAATTGGTGAAAGCACCATTCAGAAAAGACTCAATGAGTTTAAAAATACGAATGCTTCTAAGCTGAGCATTGACGAGTTTAGAAAGGCAACCAACATAGAATCTACCGCTCCTCCGTCATACACATCAAACAGAATTAAAGAAAAAGCAATACAGCAAATGATAAATCATAACAATAAGTACTCcgaagagaaagaaacagTGATGAATTTCATCCTTAAAGATTCTGAAATATCGTCCGAAGAGATTCGAACTTATATCTTAAAAATTCAAAAGCAACAAAGGGAAGacctgaaaagaaaagtcaaCCAAGTTGTATCTCCCTCTCCTGGCGAAGTAGGTGAAATACAACGATCCAtcgatgaagatgaagatgacgacgatgaaAGCGAGGACGAATCTGATAAAGATGGCAATACAGCTAATTCGATATATAAtagctttgaaagacaaCAACAGGATCAAGCCAGGCTTATCGAACTTAATCGTCCCAAGAATCTTCACAAGTTGCCAACTACCGGAGATCTGTTGGGAAAAATCAAGTCTGATCCAGAAAACCTGGAAGATgtagatgatgaagaacttgaaggtTTTCTTTTGACAGAGGACGAAAGTAGGATCAAAGAACGTGTTTGGGTTGGTCTGAACCATGATTTCCTCATCGAGCAAGAGAAACGACGACTGAAGGAGGAATCTGATAAACTGGCGGGACACACCACAATCAAAAGACGGCGTAAGAAGAATATCGACGATGATGGGTTGGGAATACCCAAGACTGAACTGACTGAATTTGCAAGTGGCCTTGACCCTGCCGCACTCGGTCTTCAAAGCTCCATAAATAGCATTGGTGAAGGTTCCAGTGCACTGAGCAGCGCAAAGTCCATGTTGCAGAAGAAATCTTACAGTAAGAAACTAAACTATGCTGCAGTAGAGAACTTGTTCTAG